One part of the Thermococcus litoralis DSM 5473 genome encodes these proteins:
- a CDS encoding DUF5305 family protein codes for MDRDNIKEKLKDMVTRREVLAVSLVLFLFFGFYSIKLMGVSSVVTTQQTVGKYTQEGELIHVALLKNNTLYGERLSREEYPIPLVESFVVTYSYRFTPMTSIRGTYNTQGIVQYTVNRGSEEVVLWEEKLFEKSGELKDGKFAVQYELNLTKLANRTSEIVEQLGLKRLNRKITFVTRVNVEGNVYGRKITESFEHSSSLVRDSSAGLYYFTNEKESMQKTVIEKGAKKTVVRIIGLPFYADTAKKVAPILALLFLTPLLGGVYTIRAQRPKNEFKDLSPYITEGAPIHVEKRAILATKEDLKKTFDLLDKPILHYKDGEEDVYTIIDGNIAYEYRKRENN; via the coding sequence ATGGATAGAGATAATATAAAAGAAAAACTGAAAGACATGGTAACTAGAAGAGAAGTCCTTGCAGTGTCGCTTGTTCTCTTCTTGTTTTTTGGATTCTATTCAATAAAGCTGATGGGAGTTAGCTCTGTTGTAACCACTCAGCAGACAGTTGGCAAATACACTCAAGAGGGAGAGCTAATTCACGTGGCTTTGTTAAAAAACAACACGCTTTATGGAGAAAGGCTCAGTAGGGAAGAATACCCCATTCCCCTAGTAGAGAGCTTTGTAGTGACATATAGCTATCGCTTTACTCCAATGACCTCAATAAGGGGAACTTACAACACTCAGGGAATAGTTCAATATACAGTGAACAGAGGTAGTGAGGAAGTAGTTCTGTGGGAAGAGAAGCTCTTCGAAAAGTCTGGGGAGCTGAAGGATGGCAAATTTGCTGTACAGTACGAGCTTAATCTGACCAAACTCGCAAACAGGACAAGTGAAATAGTAGAGCAGCTCGGCTTGAAGAGGTTAAACCGAAAGATAACGTTTGTTACTAGGGTTAATGTTGAAGGGAATGTTTATGGAAGGAAGATAACTGAAAGCTTTGAGCACAGTTCATCTTTAGTTAGGGATTCAAGCGCTGGCCTTTACTACTTCACCAACGAAAAAGAAAGCATGCAGAAAACGGTGATAGAAAAAGGAGCGAAGAAAACAGTAGTGAGAATTATCGGCTTGCCTTTCTACGCAGATACTGCAAAGAAAGTGGCTCCTATATTAGCTCTACTGTTCTTAACTCCCCTATTGGGTGGGGTTTACACGATAAGAGCCCAAAGGCCCAAGAACGAATTTAAGGACTTATCCCCCTACATAACGGAGGGAGCCCCAATTCATGTGGAGAAAAGGGCAATTCTGGCCACAAAAGAAGACCTAAAGAAAACCTTTGACCTCTTGGACAAGCCAATCCTTCATTACAAGGATGGCGAAGAGGACGTTTATACGATAATTGACGGCAACATAGCATATGAATATAGAAAAAGAGAAAACAACTGA
- a CDS encoding signal peptidase I, translating to MKKLLEYFLILAVSVFVVGSIVGALLDRPVFMSYVSSDSMTPTLNRGDLFFINPISRSADVGDIIVFNLRGGWTVHRVVAIVEEGYITKGDNNVATDQQGGRAEPVSKDKIAGKVITLGNSPLKIPQLGTYIQRGISGRSKMLLAALMIIAGALAFTGESKHKRKRAKFIKVKFKTLYILTSAFLLIMLSASIFVSWQVFPIEYAVTSAGGQREGWVLPGSTFEREITIKNGNFYPMIYYLEPQTGGISSLSKTQLELGPQEEEKVKVTINAPEETSLFTDKVRVNAYIPLLPKSLIGFLYRANPVLPVFAILLETSVFLGVLYLISGIGNEDVLKIRNRRSSLLRQIKMEVFGR from the coding sequence ATGAAGAAGCTCCTTGAATATTTCCTGATTCTCGCGGTTTCCGTGTTTGTTGTCGGGTCTATCGTTGGGGCTCTTCTTGATAGGCCTGTTTTCATGTCTTATGTTTCCTCCGATAGCATGACCCCTACCTTGAATAGGGGGGATTTGTTCTTCATAAATCCAATTTCAAGGAGCGCCGATGTGGGAGATATAATTGTCTTTAACCTGAGGGGTGGCTGGACTGTGCATAGAGTTGTGGCGATTGTTGAAGAAGGCTACATTACCAAAGGCGACAACAACGTTGCAACCGACCAGCAAGGAGGAAGAGCAGAGCCGGTTTCAAAAGATAAAATAGCGGGGAAAGTCATCACTCTCGGCAATTCACCGTTAAAAATCCCTCAATTGGGCACATACATTCAGAGGGGAATCTCGGGAAGAAGTAAAATGCTCCTCGCTGCTTTGATGATAATCGCTGGTGCTCTTGCCTTTACCGGGGAATCAAAGCACAAAAGAAAGAGGGCAAAGTTCATTAAAGTTAAGTTTAAAACGCTTTACATCTTAACTTCAGCCTTTCTCTTAATAATGCTCTCGGCATCGATTTTCGTTTCATGGCAGGTGTTTCCAATAGAGTACGCAGTAACATCCGCGGGGGGGCAGAGGGAAGGCTGGGTTTTGCCGGGTTCCACATTTGAGAGAGAAATCACAATCAAAAACGGGAACTTCTATCCAATGATCTACTACCTTGAGCCTCAGACTGGAGGAATTTCAAGCCTATCAAAAACTCAGCTTGAATTAGGGCCTCAAGAGGAAGAGAAGGTTAAAGTTACAATAAACGCGCCCGAAGAGACCTCTTTATTCACGGATAAGGTTAGGGTAAACGCCTACATCCCACTGCTGCCTAAATCGCTTATAGGCTTTCTATATAGAGCAAATCCAGTGTTGCCTGTTTTTGCAATCCTCCTTGAGACTTCAGTTTTTCTGGGAGTTCTTTACCTCATTTCAGGAATCGGGAATGAAGACGTGTTGAAAATCAGAAATAGAAGATCGAGCTTATTAAGGCAAATCAAGATGGAGGTGTTTGGAAGATGA
- a CDS encoding DUF1102 domain-containing protein: MRKIIKFTVLPIILVITFFAWGVFVVKPIPVVLAVDDNVSISIENPLPPYAYLSNGHLKIDISNQSPLYSGFGEGLSPDTVYVFNNVFEIYNNQSETGESVICVTISSPTQVVGLFVSPYTGTWSQSIEFEVPANQSVQVGMRFDTTGLSLGYYDQNITIQAFGGSCG, translated from the coding sequence GTGAGAAAAATCATCAAATTTACTGTTCTACCGATCATATTAGTCATAACGTTTTTTGCTTGGGGAGTTTTTGTTGTGAAACCAATCCCCGTTGTTCTTGCTGTTGATGATAACGTTTCAATTTCTATAGAAAATCCCCTCCCACCTTACGCTTATCTAAGCAATGGTCACTTGAAGATTGACATCAGCAATCAGAGTCCCCTCTACTCGGGCTTTGGGGAAGGTCTCTCACCCGATACTGTTTACGTCTTCAACAATGTTTTTGAGATATACAACAATCAGAGCGAGACTGGAGAGTCTGTTATATGTGTGACCATAAGCTCGCCAACACAAGTTGTTGGCCTTTTTGTGAGCCCCTACACAGGCACTTGGAGTCAAAGTATAGAGTTTGAAGTCCCTGCAAACCAGAGTGTTCAAGTTGGAATGCGCTTTGATACCACCGGCTTATCCTTGGGGTATTATGACCAAAACATTACAATACAGGCATTTGGAGGTTCTTGCGGATGA
- a CDS encoding DUF1102 domain-containing protein yields MKKILGILILIAGIVIAVSASSANFAYFEATRNVTVTVVPDDNELIDLKPLQPYAYINSNGEMVLQLSDTNTNWPGHIANPNYNATWAEMEYGTGVSPDSIYVFEEVFEVSNHLWEDVDICVKVTYSGDGGILFFTGDYVEGAGQTSLQFTVPHGEAVKVGMVLDSSGLVEGQGINGDLQFTADNGECED; encoded by the coding sequence ATGAAAAAAATACTAGGAATCTTAATTTTGATTGCAGGAATAGTCATAGCGGTCAGTGCAAGTAGCGCAAATTTTGCTTACTTTGAGGCCACAAGAAATGTTACTGTCACCGTAGTTCCAGATGATAATGAGCTTATAGACTTGAAGCCTTTACAACCTTATGCCTATATTAACAGTAACGGTGAAATGGTTCTACAACTATCAGATACAAACACCAACTGGCCGGGCCATATTGCAAACCCGAATTACAACGCAACTTGGGCTGAGATGGAATATGGGACTGGTGTAAGCCCAGACAGCATTTATGTCTTCGAAGAAGTCTTTGAAGTTAGCAACCACCTTTGGGAAGACGTAGATATCTGTGTGAAGGTCACGTACTCTGGAGATGGAGGAATATTGTTCTTTACAGGTGACTATGTTGAAGGTGCAGGACAAACAAGTTTGCAATTTACAGTACCTCACGGAGAAGCCGTAAAAGTTGGGATGGTACTTGATAGTAGCGGCTTGGTAGAGGGACAAGGCATTAACGGAGACCTTCAATTTACAGCAGACAATGGTGAATGCGAAGATTGA
- a CDS encoding DUF1102 domain-containing protein produces the protein MKKVLALGMLGLLLAFAMALGTSATFRDFEVTRSTHISVVADDNELIDLRPGQPYAYIDDDGKLVIDISKDNPNWPGNPDSDYYDPDWTEEMGIGISVGSNYNFDHVFYASNHLWENKNITIRIISSSDSVAFFHPDGLVYGTTTGETPTESDEAITDICFVLEPGTELGISMEFAGGALGMYNSTITVYAWPEEDFQCPNIGGAPQ, from the coding sequence TTGAAGAAAGTTTTAGCACTTGGAATGTTAGGCCTTTTATTGGCCTTCGCAATGGCCCTCGGCACTAGTGCAACGTTCAGAGACTTCGAGGTTACAAGAAGTACTCATATTAGCGTAGTAGCAGATGACAACGAGCTTATTGACCTACGCCCAGGGCAGCCGTATGCATACATCGATGACGATGGCAAGCTAGTAATTGACATATCAAAAGACAATCCAAACTGGCCGGGAAACCCAGATTCAGACTATTACGACCCTGATTGGACAGAGGAAATGGGAATTGGCATCAGTGTTGGCTCAAACTACAACTTTGACCACGTTTTCTACGCGAGCAACCATCTTTGGGAGAACAAGAACATTACCATAAGAATAATCTCAAGCAGTGATAGTGTAGCGTTCTTCCACCCAGACGGGTTGGTGTATGGTACAACTACTGGAGAAACCCCAACTGAATCAGATGAGGCAATAACCGACATATGCTTTGTGTTAGAGCCTGGAACTGAGCTCGGTATTTCAATGGAGTTTGCTGGAGGAGCTCTAGGAATGTACAACTCCACTATAACCGTGTACGCATGGCCTGAAGAAGACTTCCAATGCCCTAACATAGGAGGTGCACCACAATGA
- a CDS encoding DUF7344 domain-containing protein, translating into MGIPRGAGVNGENDTMSPSSMILGNDRRMLLLRFLQDNNGKAELREIVDFIAENEGQNDRKHRKSVYVSLLQTHIPKMERAGIIKFDHNTVNLLKVPEDVDVYMEVVSKHDISWSTFYSGVSVLFALLGIWLNNIPLVIISAIYFTLSIIQHFKTYRVISRSSDQ; encoded by the coding sequence ATGGGCATTCCCAGAGGGGCGGGAGTAAATGGAGAAAATGACACAATGAGCCCCTCCTCAATGATCCTCGGAAACGACAGGAGAATGCTCCTCCTAAGGTTCCTCCAGGATAATAATGGGAAGGCCGAATTAAGGGAGATTGTGGATTTTATAGCTGAAAACGAAGGACAAAACGATAGAAAGCACAGAAAGAGCGTCTATGTAAGTCTGCTCCAGACCCATATCCCGAAAATGGAAAGAGCGGGGATAATAAAATTTGATCACAATACGGTAAATTTACTTAAGGTTCCGGAAGATGTCGACGTTTATATGGAAGTGGTTTCAAAGCACGACATAAGCTGGAGCACCTTTTACTCAGGAGTTTCTGTCCTCTTTGCTCTCTTAGGTATCTGGCTCAACAACATACCCCTTGTGATAATTTCAGCGATATACTTTACTTTGTCAATCATTCAGCACTTCAAGACTTACAGGGTTATCAGTAGATCCAGTGACCAATAA